A stretch of DNA from Oreochromis aureus strain Israel breed Guangdong linkage group 10, ZZ_aureus, whole genome shotgun sequence:
tataccgAGGAGTTCATAGTCGACTCAATGACTACAAGGTGCTCACGTCCTGAGActacaaaacaagcccaaaccatcatccctccaccaccgtgcttgacagttggttcTCTCCAACCAACTGGCTTAACATCTACACTTTGGCCTCTTTTGATAAGATTGTTCCAGATGTCTTGTGgattgttcagatgcaactttgcaaaccaaagccatgctgccatgttcttcttCAGagaaaagaggctttctcctgacaacccttccaaacaagtctTAGTTGTTCAGTTTTTCTGAGCAGTGTATGGTCTGACCTTGTGGTGACTTTGCTTTGATGTCCACCACTGGGAAAATTTATATCTATCTTGAATGTTTTTCACTTGTGAGTAATCGATCTCACTGTAGAATGATGGCATTCCAATAGTTTGGTTTATAATCCTTCCCAAATTGATGGGCACTAACAGTTGCTTTTATGAGATCACCGCTGATTGTTTTTCACCCTGGCActatgttaacacacacctgctaaatcatctgcttttatagaggtgctcagaCTGGCTGATGATCAAGTGCCATTTTCCCTCTCAATTATTATAAAACCAGTGTAAGATGTACTTCGTTTTTCCAGAAACAGTGTCTCCATTTTgtcttaaataaataatgacaatgtaacattttttttattacgtCCTGAAACATAAAACCTGAGAACTGAAtgtactttcttcttcttcttttttttttttaaaccatgacTGTATGCTTCAGCAGATCCTTACCTATTCTCTGCCATTTAGCCACCCAGCTATCTTCAGGACTCATCATGGCGATCACACTATAAACATTTAATCAGTGTCAGTAAACCATAGGgaagaacagacaaagaaacacatAGTTACTGCTTAGTCAACACTTACCCATCAAACGAGGAACTTGTGCATTCATACACCATCTCTCGATTCCCCTTCATCTGGAGGTATGACTCACAGTTGTCACAGCCATCATATTCAAACTGGTCAATGGTCTAAATTGGAAGCGAGCAAGAGAAAAGTGAGGTATCAGATTGCATGAGTCCAATAAAAAGAGCCAGAAGAAAGGATCAAAAATGAGAAGTGAGATATTACTTGAGAAATATTAACTGCTTTACAAATGCTACACTTCAGTGTAGCAAAACTATTATTTCTAATGAGGGTCATACATTTATTGGAACCCACCATAGATAATGATGCCAACAAACCTTGGCACATCCACTGATAACGGCTGTGCATggttaaataataatagtattaatactactactactactactactactgataataataatactaataataataataataataatgataaagtgAGATGGGTTTGTAATAATAAAGTGAGATGGGATTGTGTGTTGGTGTTGCGCAGAAAAGTCATTTCTGGTatttgccccccccccaaaaaaaaagaagaagaagaagcccgCATTTAACTACTGTAAACATGCTATACTGTAAATGAAATCTCTCcaaaataaaaacctttaatTTATCAAAAAGTAAAGTCAGATTGCCTGCACGCCCGaccttacaaaataaatcaCTGAGGAAGCATTGAGGAACAATAAATGTTTCTAGTTTCATTTGTCGTcgatttttaactttaaagttAATCTCATAATATTTAGTTTCGCTTCAGTGGACAATAAGCaccttaagaaaaaaatcccaatAACGTTATTCTGCGTTTTGTCACAATAATATCACCTTCTACCCATTCTGTACATTTTTCTAGTACGGCCCCAATTCGTTATCGTGAGACTAGAAGCCAAATCAACTAGCACAGGTGTCTTTTTGTAAACAAAAAGCCCCAGTGAATACTTCGGTATAATTCCTTGACTAAAAGCAACCAAGCGTCATTTCGAAGTTTTAATTCCCGTTAGGCCAAACAGGAGGAAAACACTGCGCAGAGCTCCACGTTAGCACAGGAGCTAGCCTCACAGTGTTTTTCTCTCAGATAAAGATTTACCTTCACTAACGAACAAAGCAGACAGGCTCTCAGGTGGCGCAGGTCTTTGGGGACTGTTTCTAGTGCCATTATCTTCGGACGAAATAATCGAACAAACACTAAACAATCACACCGACTAATATTATGATAATTTTCTAGTCGCCTAGATATTACGTCACTTTATAAGACCCTAGCAACACAGAGGCGTCCCTGTAGTCCGCCTGAATAAAAATCCATGCacataatcagaatcagaatcagagagactttatttatccccaaggggcaattaagatacaacagagcagcatgacgTTAAAAATAAGGACCGGACATAAACAGGCAATAAGAATGAgataaaaaatacttaaaatatacagtatatacatagttttaaaattaaagtgactgaataagtgaataaataactgtaagtgactaaaagtgaataaagtgtCGACAGTATAAAAAAGAGTGTAgagtagtttatgtttatgggtgTGGGAAATGGTCTTATCGgctggagttaaaaagcagaggggctttggggacaaaggtggctctcctctcagtcctgcaggaagTGCAGGGGAGGCGCCGCCCAGAGGGGAGCCATTGAAATGCGGGGTGAAGAATGCGAGAGGGGTCAGTAATAAATTTGGCTGCCTGTCTAATGGCCTTGTTGGCTGAAAACCTGTGCAAGAGTTCTGACAGGCAGGCCAATGATTTTTGAGCACACTGGtgcagtgtgctgcagtctgttcctGTTCTGAAGGCTGAGGGAGTGGAACCAGCAGGTAATGGAGAAGGTCATGATGCTTTCCAGGAAGGCATAGTAAAAAGTCATCATGATGGGTGTGCTGACTCCAGAGGAGTTGAGTTTCCTAAGGAGGTGTAGCCGTTGGTGGCACCTCCTGAGAATCTCCTCTGTGTTAGCAGAGAATTTCAGGAGGTTGTCAAAGATGGTTCCCAAGTATTTGTACTCCTCAACTACCTCCACTGGCTTCCCAtggatggtggtggtgactgaagcagccagatccctctgcctactggagaaggtcaccaccatctctttggttttgctcacATTCAGTTCAAGTTTGGAGCTGTCACACCACTCTACAAACTCCTGAAGAGCGGGTCCGTGGTGTTGTGAGGGgcctgacagcagtgacaggagaactgtgtcatcagcatatTTCACCAGGTGACAGTTGGGCTGTGTGGATCTGCAGTCAtcagtgtagaggatgaagagcagggggggagagcacacagccctggggGGAGCCACTGGAGGTGGAACAGAGACCAGAAAGAGAGTTGCTGACCCTAACTTTCTGAGTCCTGTTGGTCAAAAAGTCCAATATCCACAGGATTAGCTGATCGTGAAATCGGGAAGAAAGTTTAATGGCCAGGATATGAGGCTGCAGAGTGTTGAACACTGATGAAAAATCAGCAAAGAGAAGTCTGGCGGAGGAGTCAGGgagctccagatgtttgtggaTGGAGTCCAAGATGAAGATTTTTGCATCATCGACGCCTCTGCGTGCCGTGCACGCCTCTTACCTCTGCATGCACGGTAAGCAAACTGAAGTGGCTCCATCAGGGGTTCAGTTGCTCTTTCATTTATGTAGTTGCATTTATGATCTTCTCCATGGCCTTCGTCACCAGGGAGGTGAGGGCCTCAGGATGAAGATCATTGAGAGACTTTGGGTTGTTTCTTTTGGGGATGGGGATGGCTGTGGAGTGTTTCCACAGCTGTGGGACGGTGTGACTGTCAATTGAGTGTTGAAATAGAGTCCGGAACACACTTCCTAGTTGCCCTGCACAGTGCCTCAGAACTCGACTGCTGATATTGTCAGGGCCGGGTGAGCTCCTCTCCCTGGTCCTCCTGAGGGCTCTCACCACGTCCTCAGTCTTGAAGGTGAGTGCAGAGCTGCCAGGTTTGATAATAAACTAAAGCGATATTTACAACATAGTATTAGGGCCACcttaagaaacaaaaacattattgaTCATTTTGACAATAAAGCCgaaattttgagattaaagtcGAAAAACCTAATTCGAAGAAAGATTGAAATGTGGAGATTGGAGTTATTGTTTCACTGACTTCAGAATTTGCATACCTGAACAAAGGCATCACGTTCTCCTCAAGCGGTGCTATACACCAGTCTCATGtaatgtttttaacatgttgttAATATTACATAGATATTACACTACAACACATTGGATTTTGACAATGAAAGGATACAAATTGGATGTATTTTACTGGATTGGCAGTGAGATTTTTTGATTTCACAAAATGTAGATAGATGATGCTGTCTACAtctaaatacaaataataataataataatcacaacaacaacaacaacaataataataatgataataacaataataataataataatgataataataataataataaactactCCCTTATCACTAGGTGGCGATGCAGCTCAGCGTGTTTTCATTTGGTACAGTTTCACACCACATATGCTTGATGACATCTATTAATTCCATTGACCTAAACACTATGTTACCAGTCAAATCTCTTTCAACAGTTAACATCGTTTTCTCACATTTTGTATCTTATTTGTTTATCATGGATAATTAACCTGCTTTTGTCACTGCACTGTTGCTGTGCCACATCCAACTTTGGAGAGGCTCATCATCTTGCGTCTTGTATGAAGCTGCAAGTAAATAAACTCAGAAATAAACTCAGATGATGTGAAATGTAAGCTATAAACAGCAGGCTGTGTGAGAACCTGCGACACATTCATTGGAGCTATTTGCAAAACAGTTTAAAAGTAACATATATTACCTAAAGGCATTTGTGTGCCTCTGGCAACAAAAGCATGTAAACCAGAGGCTGTAAactgtttttgtctctctg
This window harbors:
- the supt4h1 gene encoding transcription elongation factor SPT4, whose translation is MALETVPKDLRHLRACLLCSLVKTIDQFEYDGCDNCESYLQMKGNREMVYECTSSSFDGVIAMMSPEDSWVAKWQRIGNFKPGVYAVSVTGRLPPGVVRELKSRGVIYKSRDTAVKT